The genomic region GCTTTGATAGAGGAGGCAAAGaagtccccttctctttcctctgtggAGATTTACTGTGGTGTCCAACTGACTATTAATATttgattctgaaaatatttcaatttttaaaaagtgggagaGAAACTGAAGTACCTGAATAACCTTTTCTCTGATTCATGTAGGCTTAGCCATAGTCCCACATATCCCAAGTTGGCCATTTTAACTAATGTTTTACAAATAATAATATCTTTAAATAGCCCCACGGCGTGgagcgccgcggactgaataaagcagtaagggcagtgtgggaggagttagggcgggccctgtccgggataaaaactcggaggggccaatcagaagctgcgaagcgggagaaggctcgagccggccgggagaaggctcgagagagcctcgggtggggggtgggcctgctcctAGGCCATGTAGCACCCATTTCATTtccaagtgaaatgggctttagatctagtttgTATAATATTAGTTAATATGGCTAACTTAATGTTTTACAAATACTAATGTTTCACAAATGTTTGGTGTGACAGTGATTTCTCATGGTTAACTGTAGATATCTCCAGCATGGTTGGAAGAAACAAATTAGTTTTCTGATGGACACAAAATCTGCAGCAAAAATATCTACCTGTTCCTTGCTGACGGTTACAGGCTGCTTCAGAACAATCCAGATGACGCATTCAAGCAGAGGAGGAGTAGTCAGAGATCCAAGGTAAGTCCAGAAATCATGGGAGGCAGGAAGTAGACATGTGGGATCAAAGCCTGTGAAGGCAGCCTGTTTGCCCTAGAGCAGATACAATAATTCAGTAAGACAACCAACTGTGTGATGAGATAATACATACAAACCTAGCTAGCAATTATGGAATTTGGAAGGGAGGCTCCTTAATTCTTGCCAAAAATAAAGTGTACTACTATTAGaaggtggaggaagaagaaggtagAGGAAGAAGGGTAGGGGAACCAACTTTTATGCACTGAAGACCTGCATGACAAGGAGAGAATTGGCAGATGCAAAGTCTAAGGTCAAAGGCAAAAAGTCATGGGGAAAACTATACCTCCAGGTTTTTTCCAGAAGCTTCAAGCGCATGGCTATCTAGGGGCTATTGCCAATGACTGATTATAAAATCTATCCTAGTGAAGGTGCAGCCAACCTTCCTTGGGACTACTCACTATGAGGCCAATTAAAACCCTATGAGTAAGGGCAGGCTGGGTTTCTCTCTTTCAAATAATATTCATCAAGATGGCTGAAACAACAGAAACATGGTTGAAAGCACTGTTACAAGTTCCTGTTGCATGAACATAGTTTCTCCTATCTAGTGAAAGTATCCTTATCCTTATACAGACAGAAGCTGAAAGTCTTGCAGTTTAGTACTTGGGAAAAAGATCCCAAAATGCTATACCACTTAGCTACCTCGCAGACAGAAGCATTACCTTGTGTTTAATGGCGCTCAGGGAATCAACAACTTTCTGCATTCCAGGACAGGCATTTCCTACCTGTGACGTAAAAGATATGGAGAGAATGTTATATATGAGCACTTATATTTAAACTTTGTCTTCAGGCATGGTAAATCTTACCCATAACCATTTATCTCATTTCCATAGTAGTTAATCTGTGAATCGGATTTGAAAAACTAATTAAACATTTAAGCAAGATCATGAATACATTTAAATGGAAGTCTCATTGATTATACTGAGATATCATTCCAAGTAAGGGTTACTTGGTCTAACATTTCCTAATAAGGCACAGAATCATTATGTATACATGAATTATGAAATACATACAGACAATCTCAAGGCTAGAGTTATATGATATTTGTCATTTgtctcttgaaatatttgaaagccTTCCTAGGTGTCACCTTTATATTTCATAAAAAGAAAAGCAGTATTATGcagttattttaaattttgtgctCATCACACCTGGACACTTGAAAACAAACCTTAAAACAGGACACTGCtcaaacagtgcagtcctaaccaTTATACTCTTCTAAACCTATAGACTTAGAAGAACGTAGCTCCGTTTAGAATTGCATTTCAATCATCCTTAAGATCAGAGCCTCAATAATTAGATTTAGATTAGCATTTATGACAGCAACTGTGATATTATATGCACCTTCTGAAGTATGTGGTGTGGCTCAGTTGCATTAGTTATTGATCTATTTACTCTACAAATGTCTTTATAAAGTGCACGTGCTTGTATCCTGCTACTCCACTCAGCAAAGTGGGAGACCCTTCTCCAGTCGAAGTAGGCTTCCTTGGACACTCATCGGAGGAAGAGTCACTTCTATTAGTAGAAAGTCCACCAGGCTGAAGAAAGACTTTGGACATTTCTATGGAGTGCTAAGACAGAAGACACTATGTCTTTGCTAGGTTTCAGGGGGCAGCCAAGATGATCTTCAGTAGAAAAGCTAGATTTGGGTCCAGTAAcaccccctagaccaggggtagtcaaattgcgaccctccacatgtccatggactacaattcccatgagctcatgggaattgtagtacatggacatctggagggctgcagtttgagtacccTTGCCATAGACCAACAAGACTTTTGAGGTATGAGAAAGTCAAGCTACCTTTGTCAGCTGTGTCTTTGCTTCCGGCACATGTATTACACTGATTGGTTTGAGATGAGAGCTGTGATTACTATGATTTGAAATTCTGTTCTTAGAAGATAAAGAaggattaaaataaaagaaacacaatGAAGGCACACTTAATGGCTCTGGAAGAGTACATTCTCTTTGTAGACTAGGGATAAATCACCTTGGAGACAAAGTTCTGTGAAGTCAGCAAGGACGGCAATAGTGAAGATTAAGTAACTAACCTTCAAAAACACACCCAGAACAGCCAAGCCATCAGGATGCTTCACAGCTTCTGCAAATTTACCGTACTTTGTGTTCCAGTGAACCAAATGAAGCTGGgaaggtgaaagaaagaaagaaagaaagaaagaaagaaagaaagaaagaaagaaagaaagaaaggaaggaaggaaggaaggaaggaaggaaggaaggaaggaaggaaggaaggaaggaaggaaggaaggaaggaaggaaggaaggaaggaaggaaggaaggaaggaaggaaggaaggaaggaaggaaggaaggaaggaaggaagaaagaaagaaagaaagaaagaaagaaagaaagaaagaaagaaagaaagaaagaaagaaagaaagaaagactttgTTAGAAAGGACTTCTTTCAGCTAGTAAGCCATTTCAGCTAGTAAATCATTTTACTGCAACATGTAAAAATAACCACTCAGAACTTGCTTGACCAATTATTTGTGTTTACCTGTAGTAGAAATGCAAATATTCAGATATTTGTGCTGTTCTCTCACACCATTTAGATGGTGTCTAAATCAACAAACTGACAAAAAGATAAAACACTTACTAGATGTAGCAGTTTAAAATATCATTTGGACCATGTCCCACCATATTCATGCCAGATCACACTTAATCCttgtactatttttttttaaccaaaactttatttaaaataagaagaaaataagaagagccctgctggatgagaacaGCAACCATCTAGTTCATAGCAGCAAAGCAGTTGCCCTGGAGGTCCAAAAGTTGTAGTTTGGGGCCAAAGGATAAGAGAAACTGGTAATGCAACTttataaaaaaacaggaaaaaagaacAATGACCAGTTGTCCTGCAGGGCCAAATGTTGtgggctgtagccaaaggacaagAAAAACCAGTGCACAACTTTAAAGACCCTGCTCTAAGCCATAGTTGGTATTACTAGGATTGAAGATGGGGTGGGGCTGGCAGAGAGCACCACCACCCATTATTAACTTAATGCGCAAGAGAGCTCATATGCTATAATTTCTATTCCTACTATGTGTGTCTTAGGGCTGCCAATTTTGGTTTGGAAAAATTCGTGATTTGGCGTGGAGCCTAGGAAGAGCAGGCTATTGGAGGGGAGGGCTCTCAGCTGGGTTTAATGCCATAAGGTCCACCCTCCGAGGCAGTCATTTGCTCCAGggtaattgatctctgtaatctggaaatcacTCCTAATTCTGGGTGAttgccaggcctcacctggaggttggcaaactcagtgtgtgtgtgcttttaaagTCCAATTGATGTGGACTCTTTCTAAAATATGATGTAGACATGGTCAGAAGGCTTCTCTCAGAAGATGAAAAACAGGTCTTACCTCTGCCTCACACTTCACTCCATCCACTGCGTGTTCAGATCCTTGACCCTCACAGGATCCCCAGTGAATGTGGAACTGAATCAGCCTGTAAGTTCCTTCAAGGGGGCCCCCCTTCAGCACTACGATTAAAAGAAACCACATATCTCCTGTTATAATGAAGAATAACTTCAAAACACAACTCAGGATTTCTTGTATTTAATATAAATGGTCGCCCATACATTTCTGCCTTAATTAGAGATGAGACTTGGAAAGATGCAAAAATTTAGACCCCTTCCCCAGCAACATGTTTTCCAAGACATTTTCATTATTTACTTGTGACTAAATTTGACCATAATCCATGTGCTATAACATGTATGATAACAGACTTTTGAAGCATTCcctgtttttaattgtaaactTTCTCAATATCCAGACATGTGACTAATCCTCCTGTAATTATAATAATCTGCCCCAATAATACATGTTctactgttttcatttttttaatttctcATTTGGGCTTTTattcagttactctggagggataacaacagagcatagagtccaaggccttcccctgatattgcttgttggcactgatattcagaagtttactgcctctgaatgtggcagTTCTCTGTGATCTAGGGACTCTCGTCCCCTCTAGTTACAGTCCTTTTTAAAGTGCAAAACGGCTGCACTTAAAATGCACAGtacagctttaaaatggcagtggtCACAGATCAGACCCATGAACACCATAACATCTAGCTGTGTCCCAAATCAGTCTTTTCCAAGTCTGTGATTCGTAGCTTACTACCCAAATGCACATAAAGTCCCAACTGCAGGGAATGTACGTAGAGTTAATGTATGTGGAGAAACATAGCCACACTTAAatcccattgaaattaatgggtttTAAGTGATTAACAACAAACATCCCATTGATTTTAGTGAAATGCACCTAACGTTTTTTCTGGCTCACAGCCAAAGAAGCTTACCTGTAGCTAGCCATGTATGCAGCATGAAATTCAACAGTGCAAACTGTACTGTTTTTTGTTATAGTATTTTAACTATACGTGTACATGTGTTtaaatgtttgcttttttaaCATCAGATTTGTTTAGTTGCACAAATGTAGTATGCTGTATGTTTCAGGACTCATAAAGGTGTCCCCTGTACTATGTTT from Paroedura picta isolate Pp20150507F chromosome 9, Ppicta_v3.0, whole genome shotgun sequence harbors:
- the LOC143844627 gene encoding carbonic anhydrase 2-like, giving the protein MSRHWGYGKDNGPSTWHEVFPIAKGDRQSPIDILTKSVKYDSSLKPLSITYDSSTARNIVNNGHSFNVEFEDSADKCVLKGGPLEGTYRLIQFHIHWGSCEGQGSEHAVDGVKCEAELHLVHWNTKYGKFAEAVKHPDGLAVLGVFLKVGNACPGMQKVVDSLSAIKHKGKQAAFTGFDPTCLLPASHDFWTYLGSLTTPPLLECVIWIVLKQPVTVSKEQMDKLRSLSFCDENEPPCPMLDNWRPCQPQKAREVRASFQ